In a genomic window of Octopus sinensis linkage group LG16, ASM634580v1, whole genome shotgun sequence:
- the LOC115220372 gene encoding probable G-protein coupled receptor 139 isoform X2: MTNTTTVSVLEATANVTLNCEDDYIHRSILLEYVPESIYVDRYTTPFLYIIGFPGNILSFIVWIQRRMRHSSGYYLAAIALADLFFLALQIVHEAQSAWFLTVLDYPIICGGYPVLFMTCQYLPPLFVLGFTVERYISVCHPFKRERYCTTRRAKIVILALIILSFSLSSMQGYFWHYNSACQSCSPRKWAINTSFWTIWTWIVEFLIFMLVPGLVLIFNILVILEVRRMSKIELHGNEQRTSATTLMLLTVSFYLIFTVLPVTVTTSLYTTFPYGKLGMSEEETRSDPIWKRFFTYVFIKAIVNEIGLTHFVFNFFIYLITGRQFRKELEKLITSSIICTKWNAYRQRDFSTSGESTWASRYSKKDSLGMKQGVNGHTSLLVNCNNTTTTTTTNTETVVPTNPNLTLL, from the coding sequence actAACACAACTACTGTAAGTGTTTTGGAAGCGACAGCCAACGTTACATTGAATTGTGAAGATGACTATATTCATCGGAGTATCTTGTTGGAATATGTTCCTGAAAGTATTTATGTCGACAGATACACAACGCCATTTCTTTATATCATCGGCTTTCCAGGCAATATTCTGTCATTCATCGTCTGGATACAAAGGCGCATGCGTCATTCATCTGGATATTACTTAGCTGCAATTGCCCTTGCTGATCTGTTTTTCTTAGCTTTGCAAATCGTGCATGAAGCACAAAGTGCTTGGTTCTTAACTGTCTTAGACTATCCCATCATATGTGGAGGCTACCCTGTGTTATTTATGACTTGCCAATATTTACCACCACTGTTCGTGTTAGGTTTCACCGTTGAGAGATATATATCAGTCTGTCACCCGTTCAAACGTGAACGATACTGTACCACAAGACGAGCTAAAATTGTGATCCTTGCGCTGATCATACTTTCATTCAGTCTGTCTTCTATGCAAGGATACTTTTGGCATTATAACTCTGCGTGTCAATCTTGCTCACCTCGGAAGTGGGCAATTAATACATCATTCTGGACTATATGGACTTGGATAGTTGAATTTTTGATATTTATGCTCGTCCCAGGTTTGGTTTTGATCTTCAATATACTGGTTATATTGGAAGTACGAAGAATGTCGAAAATAGAACTTCATGGTAACGAGCAGCGAACGTCTGCCACAACTCTTATGCTTTTGACTGTGTCATTCTATCTTATATTCACGGTTCTACCAGTTACCGTAACAACCTCTCTTTACACAACGTTTCCGTATGGGAAACTGGGAATGTCCGAAGAGGAAACCCGTTCTGATCCAATATGGAAAAGATTCTTtacatatgtttttattaaaGCTATTGTCAACGAGATTGGACTAACACACTTCGTATTTAACTTTTTCATATATTTGATCACAGGTCGACAGTTTCGCAAGGAACTGGAGAAACTTATAACAAGCAGTATAATCTGCACGAAATGGAATGCTTATAGACAAAGAGATTTCAGTACGAGTGGGGAGTCCACTTGGGCTTCTAGATATAGTAAAAAGGATTCGCTTGGCATGAAGCAGGGTGTAAACGGGCACACTTCATTGTTAGTTAACTGCAACAAtacgacaactactactactacaaacaccgAAACTGTTGT
- the LOC115220372 gene encoding probable G-protein coupled receptor 139 isoform X1: MTNTTTVSVLEATANVTLNCEDDYIHRSILLEYVPESIYVDRYTTPFLYIIGFPGNILSFIVWIQRRMRHSSGYYLAAIALADLFFLALQIVHEAQSAWFLTVLDYPIICGGYPVLFMTCQYLPPLFVLGFTVERYISVCHPFKRERYCTTRRAKIVILALIILSFSLSSMQGYFWHYNSACQSCSPRKWAINTSFWTIWTWIVEFLIFMLVPGLVLIFNILVILEVRRMSKIELHGNEQRTSATTLMLLTVSFYLIFTVLPVTVTTSLYTTFPYGKLGMSEEETRSDPIWKRFFTYVFIKAIVNEIGLTHFVFNFFIYLITGRQFRKELEKLITSSIICTKWNAYRQRDFSTSGESTWASRYSKKDSLGMKQGVNGHTSLLVNCNNTTTTTTTNTETVVMVRNNRHDSGTNSNLQIPGQSI, encoded by the exons actAACACAACTACTGTAAGTGTTTTGGAAGCGACAGCCAACGTTACATTGAATTGTGAAGATGACTATATTCATCGGAGTATCTTGTTGGAATATGTTCCTGAAAGTATTTATGTCGACAGATACACAACGCCATTTCTTTATATCATCGGCTTTCCAGGCAATATTCTGTCATTCATCGTCTGGATACAAAGGCGCATGCGTCATTCATCTGGATATTACTTAGCTGCAATTGCCCTTGCTGATCTGTTTTTCTTAGCTTTGCAAATCGTGCATGAAGCACAAAGTGCTTGGTTCTTAACTGTCTTAGACTATCCCATCATATGTGGAGGCTACCCTGTGTTATTTATGACTTGCCAATATTTACCACCACTGTTCGTGTTAGGTTTCACCGTTGAGAGATATATATCAGTCTGTCACCCGTTCAAACGTGAACGATACTGTACCACAAGACGAGCTAAAATTGTGATCCTTGCGCTGATCATACTTTCATTCAGTCTGTCTTCTATGCAAGGATACTTTTGGCATTATAACTCTGCGTGTCAATCTTGCTCACCTCGGAAGTGGGCAATTAATACATCATTCTGGACTATATGGACTTGGATAGTTGAATTTTTGATATTTATGCTCGTCCCAGGTTTGGTTTTGATCTTCAATATACTGGTTATATTGGAAGTACGAAGAATGTCGAAAATAGAACTTCATGGTAACGAGCAGCGAACGTCTGCCACAACTCTTATGCTTTTGACTGTGTCATTCTATCTTATATTCACGGTTCTACCAGTTACCGTAACAACCTCTCTTTACACAACGTTTCCGTATGGGAAACTGGGAATGTCCGAAGAGGAAACCCGTTCTGATCCAATATGGAAAAGATTCTTtacatatgtttttattaaaGCTATTGTCAACGAGATTGGACTAACACACTTCGTATTTAACTTTTTCATATATTTGATCACAGGTCGACAGTTTCGCAAGGAACTGGAGAAACTTATAACAAGCAGTATAATCTGCACGAAATGGAATGCTTATAGACAAAGAGATTTCAGTACGAGTGGGGAGTCCACTTGGGCTTCTAGATATAGTAAAAAGGATTCGCTTGGCATGAAGCAGGGTGTAAACGGGCACACTTCATTGTTAGTTAACTGCAACAAtacgacaactactactactacaaacaccgAAACTGTTGT GATGGTTCGTAATAACCGACATGACAGCGGAACAAATAGCAATCTTCAGATTCCTGGACAATCCATTTAA